A single window of Intrasporangium calvum DSM 43043 DNA harbors:
- a CDS encoding sugar ABC transporter substrate-binding protein → MHKRAFGAVAVTGVAALALSACGGSEPAAPSNPTPGTSSAATTTGEPETPTGTAAPVRDANVDLVIWTDPDRSKPVQKYADEFAAENGVTVKVQISTDTRAQFKDATKVGKGPDVIVGAHDWLGELVQNSTVAPINLSADVASKFLPNAIAATKFNGQAYGVPYAVENIGLMYNKDLVPNPPKTMDELVATGEKLVKEGKAKQVLSQFVSKTGNAYFAYPYLSAFPDGGIFAVKDNGDYDPNKLLVNSPGSIKGGEVLAALGKKKILSTNVDDTNQDALFDTKAAPFMISGPWSVAKAKDAGVNYGIAPLPSLTGGGAMKPFLGVQMFYVSSKAKNATLAQEFVTNYIPRKEVQLALFEVGKRPPALKEAYDEVAASDPDVKAWYEAGADGLPMPNIPAMNSVWGPFGQATADIISGKSDPKTRLDAAAKEIAANIAKG, encoded by the coding sequence ATGCACAAGCGTGCGTTCGGCGCTGTTGCCGTCACGGGTGTTGCCGCCCTGGCCCTCAGCGCCTGTGGTGGGTCCGAGCCCGCCGCCCCGTCCAACCCCACTCCCGGCACCTCGAGCGCTGCGACCACGACGGGTGAGCCCGAGACGCCGACCGGCACCGCTGCGCCGGTCCGTGACGCCAACGTCGACCTCGTCATCTGGACCGACCCCGACCGCTCCAAGCCGGTCCAGAAGTACGCCGACGAGTTCGCCGCGGAGAACGGTGTGACCGTCAAGGTCCAGATCTCGACCGACACCCGCGCCCAGTTCAAGGACGCCACCAAGGTCGGCAAGGGCCCCGACGTCATCGTCGGTGCCCACGACTGGCTCGGCGAGCTCGTCCAGAACTCCACCGTCGCCCCGATCAACCTCTCGGCCGACGTCGCGTCGAAGTTCCTGCCGAACGCCATCGCCGCGACGAAGTTCAACGGCCAGGCCTACGGCGTTCCCTACGCCGTCGAGAACATCGGCCTGATGTACAACAAGGACCTCGTCCCGAACCCGCCCAAGACCATGGACGAGCTCGTCGCGACCGGTGAGAAGCTCGTCAAGGAGGGCAAGGCCAAGCAGGTCCTGTCGCAGTTCGTCTCCAAGACGGGCAACGCCTACTTCGCCTACCCGTACCTGTCGGCCTTCCCCGACGGCGGCATCTTCGCCGTGAAGGACAACGGCGACTACGACCCCAACAAGCTCCTCGTGAACAGCCCCGGCTCCATCAAGGGTGGTGAGGTCCTCGCCGCTCTCGGCAAGAAGAAGATCCTCTCCACCAACGTCGACGACACGAACCAGGACGCGCTCTTCGACACGAAGGCCGCTCCGTTCATGATCAGCGGCCCGTGGAGCGTCGCCAAGGCCAAGGACGCCGGCGTCAACTACGGCATCGCCCCGCTCCCCAGCCTCACCGGCGGCGGCGCGATGAAGCCGTTCCTCGGTGTGCAGATGTTCTACGTGTCCAGCAAGGCGAAGAACGCGACGCTCGCGCAGGAGTTCGTCACGAACTACATCCCGCGCAAGGAGGTCCAGCTGGCCCTCTTCGAGGTCGGCAAGCGCCCGCCGGCCCTCAAGGAGGCCTACGACGAGGTGGCCGCGAGCGACCCCGACGTCAAGGCCTGGTACGAGGCCGGTGCCGACGGTCTCCCGATGCCGAACATCCCGGCGATGAACTCGGTCTGGGGCCCCTTCGGCCAGGCGACCGCCGACATCATCTCCGGCAAGTCCGACCCGAAGACGCGTCTTGACGCGGCCGCCAAGGAAATTGCGGCGAACATCGCCAAGGGCTGA
- a CDS encoding ABC transporter ATP-binding protein, whose protein sequence is MATVTFDNATRQYPGNPRPSVDKLNIEIADGEFLVLVGPSGCGKSTSLRMLAGLEEVNGGRILIGDRDVTNLSPKDRDVAMVFQNYALYPHMSVADNMGFALKIAGVDKSEIRKRVEEAAKILDLSEYLERKPKALSGGQRQRVAMGRAIVRSPQVFLMDEPLSNLDAKLRVQTRTQIASLQRRLGVTTVYVTHDQVEAMTMGDRVAVLKDGLLQQCDTPRRMYDHPINVFVAGFIGSPAMNLLDAPIVDGGVDVGGHVVPVERDLLTGAGSHVTLGVRPEDLEPAEDGSGIPVTVDVVEELGADAYIYGSAKAKQVESTGEEAKDAPFIARVDGRRPPEKGEQVYLRPKTGHVHLFNAETGERIGD, encoded by the coding sequence ATGGCAACAGTGACGTTCGACAACGCGACGCGGCAGTACCCGGGCAACCCGAGGCCGTCCGTCGACAAGCTCAACATCGAGATCGCGGACGGCGAGTTCCTCGTCCTCGTCGGCCCCTCGGGCTGCGGGAAGTCCACCTCCCTGCGCATGCTCGCCGGCCTCGAGGAGGTCAACGGTGGGCGCATCCTCATCGGCGACCGCGACGTGACGAACCTGTCCCCCAAGGACCGCGACGTCGCGATGGTCTTCCAGAACTACGCGCTCTACCCGCACATGTCGGTGGCCGACAACATGGGCTTCGCCCTCAAGATCGCCGGCGTCGACAAGTCGGAGATCCGCAAGCGCGTCGAGGAGGCCGCCAAGATCCTCGACCTCAGCGAGTACCTCGAGCGCAAGCCGAAGGCCCTCTCCGGTGGCCAGCGCCAGCGCGTCGCCATGGGCCGCGCGATCGTCCGCTCCCCCCAGGTCTTCCTCATGGACGAGCCCCTGTCCAACCTCGACGCCAAGCTCCGCGTCCAGACGCGTACGCAGATCGCGTCCCTCCAGCGCCGCCTCGGCGTCACGACCGTCTACGTCACCCACGACCAGGTCGAGGCCATGACCATGGGCGACCGGGTCGCGGTCCTCAAGGACGGCCTCCTCCAGCAGTGCGACACGCCCCGACGGATGTACGACCACCCGATCAACGTCTTCGTCGCCGGCTTCATCGGCTCCCCCGCGATGAACCTCCTCGACGCCCCGATCGTCGACGGCGGCGTCGATGTCGGCGGCCACGTCGTCCCCGTCGAGCGTGACCTGCTCACCGGCGCGGGCTCCCACGTCACCCTCGGAGTCCGCCCCGAGGACCTCGAGCCCGCCGAGGACGGCAGCGGCATCCCGGTGACCGTCGACGTCGTCGAGGAGCTCGGCGCCGACGCCTACATCTACGGGTCCGCCAAGGCCAAGCAGGTCGAGTCGACGGGCGAGGAGGCCAAGGACGCGCCGTTCATCGCCCGCGTCGATGGCCGGCGCCCCCCGGAGAAGGGCGAGCAGGTCTACCTGCGGCCCAAGACCGGTCACGTCCACCTCTTCAACGCGGAGACGGGCGAGCGCATCGGCGACTGA
- a CDS encoding DUF4032 domain-containing protein codes for MSLAITTARPESALLDLPWSTPLEDWPESVLAALPRGISRHVVRFVRLGSRVLAVKEIKSELADREYVMLRNLRRLDVPSVEPFGVVHGRVAADGTPLDSCLVTRHLQYSLPYRALYSQSLRPDTAVRLMDALALLLVRLHLEGFWWGDVSLSNTLFRRDAGAFAAYLVDAETGELHQHLSDGQRQHDLDIAQVNIAGELMDLEAGGFLEEQADPFEVASSVIERYHSLWEALTGTQRFEAGDRWRVDERIRQLNELGFDVDELSITTDIGGTQIQITPKVVDAGHHSRRLLRLTGLDVGENQARRLLNDLDAYAAATDRQGDDEEIVAHEWLAKVYEPVTRAVPRELTGRLEPAEIFHEVLEHRWYLSERAGHDMPIEEALADYVATVLPGKPIEKSVVGVDTVEMPVIAWDD; via the coding sequence GTGAGCCTCGCGATCACCACGGCCCGGCCGGAGTCGGCACTGCTCGACCTGCCCTGGTCCACCCCGTTGGAGGACTGGCCCGAATCCGTGCTGGCCGCGCTGCCTCGCGGGATCTCACGGCACGTCGTGCGTTTCGTCCGGCTCGGCAGCCGCGTCCTGGCCGTCAAGGAGATCAAGTCCGAGCTGGCGGACCGCGAGTACGTCATGCTGCGCAACCTGCGGCGCCTCGACGTGCCCTCGGTCGAGCCCTTCGGCGTCGTCCACGGCCGGGTCGCCGCGGACGGCACCCCCCTCGACTCGTGCCTCGTCACCCGCCACCTGCAGTACTCGCTGCCCTATCGGGCGCTGTACAGCCAGTCGCTGCGGCCCGACACCGCGGTGCGCCTCATGGACGCGCTGGCCCTGCTCCTCGTCCGGCTCCACCTCGAGGGCTTCTGGTGGGGCGACGTCTCGCTGTCCAACACCCTGTTCCGACGGGACGCCGGAGCGTTCGCGGCCTACCTCGTCGACGCCGAGACCGGCGAGCTGCACCAGCACCTCAGCGACGGCCAGCGACAGCACGACCTCGACATCGCCCAGGTCAACATCGCGGGCGAGCTGATGGACCTGGAGGCCGGCGGCTTCCTCGAGGAGCAGGCCGACCCGTTCGAGGTCGCCAGCTCGGTCATCGAGCGCTACCACTCGCTGTGGGAGGCGCTGACGGGGACCCAGCGGTTCGAGGCCGGTGACCGGTGGCGGGTGGACGAGCGGATCCGGCAGCTCAACGAACTCGGCTTCGACGTCGACGAGCTGTCGATCACGACCGACATCGGCGGCACCCAGATCCAGATCACCCCGAAGGTCGTGGACGCCGGGCACCACTCACGACGGCTGCTGCGCCTCACCGGCCTCGATGTCGGCGAGAACCAGGCCCGCCGGCTCCTCAACGACCTCGACGCGTACGCCGCGGCCACGGACCGGCAGGGCGACGACGAGGAGATCGTGGCCCACGAGTGGCTGGCGAAGGTGTACGAGCCGGTCACCCGGGCGGTGCCGCGGGAGCTCACCGGACGGCTCGAGCCGGCCGAGATCTTCCACGAGGTGCTCGAGCACCGGTGGTATCTCAGCGAGCGCGCCGGCCACGACATGCCCATCGAGGAAGCCCTGGCCGACTACGTCGCCACGGTCCTGCCCGGCAAGCCGATCGAGAAGTCGGTCGTCGGCGTGGACACCGTGGAGATGCCCGTCATCGCCTGGGACGACTGA
- a CDS encoding vitamin K epoxide reductase family protein, whose product MLRPRWLVPTSLALSVVGLLVSAYLTFEHYTGNETLACTVTDVVDCAKVTESAWSTFLGVPVALLGLLFFVAVTVLMLPSVWRRPEPWLDRARLGLLTVGLAMALYLVWAELFRIYAICLWCTVVHVATFALWIVVLFGQILSVPAGAAAEVARDDDPDAAPRSAKR is encoded by the coding sequence ATGCTTCGACCGCGGTGGCTCGTCCCCACCTCGCTCGCCCTCTCGGTGGTGGGGCTGCTCGTCTCGGCCTACCTGACCTTCGAGCACTACACGGGCAACGAGACTCTCGCCTGCACGGTCACCGACGTCGTCGACTGCGCCAAGGTCACCGAGAGCGCGTGGTCGACGTTCCTCGGGGTCCCAGTGGCTCTGCTGGGCCTGCTCTTCTTCGTCGCCGTGACCGTGCTCATGCTCCCGTCGGTGTGGCGTCGCCCTGAGCCGTGGCTCGACCGGGCTCGGCTCGGGCTGCTCACGGTCGGCCTGGCGATGGCGCTCTACCTCGTGTGGGCCGAGCTCTTCCGGATCTACGCGATCTGCCTGTGGTGCACCGTCGTCCACGTGGCGACGTTCGCGCTGTGGATCGTCGTCCTCTTCGGGCAGATCCTCTCGGTCCCCGCCGGCGCGGCAGCGGAGGTGGCGCGGGACGACGATCCCGACGCGGCGCCGCGCTCGGCGAAGCGGTAG
- a CDS encoding DUF929 family protein, which produces MGKSNRAEVTARAAEMRAAQARKERQQKQMIAAAVAVVVVIIAVAVGVAIANNKSTGDPGATTTGSAAAFIPKLAAIPAATFDAAGAPADANAIPQKVEGGQVLTADGKPRMIYVGAEFCPYCASERWAIVAALSRFGSFEGLAPTRSATNDGNIPTITFTKSTYTSDYLTFNAWETKDREFKPLQTLPADVDALFKRYNPEGGIPWTFYGTHELPGSGIPLQPFLEHTGDNGWNEIVAQMETGTGNVGKSVDASANMIAAQVCQLTGGQPANVCTSTGVTAAAALVQK; this is translated from the coding sequence GTGGGGAAGAGCAATCGCGCCGAGGTGACCGCGCGCGCTGCGGAGATGCGTGCCGCGCAGGCGCGCAAGGAGCGGCAGCAGAAGCAGATGATCGCGGCCGCCGTGGCGGTGGTCGTCGTCATCATCGCCGTGGCGGTCGGCGTCGCCATCGCCAACAACAAGAGCACGGGCGATCCGGGCGCCACGACGACAGGCTCGGCCGCCGCGTTCATCCCCAAGCTCGCCGCGATCCCCGCCGCGACCTTCGACGCCGCAGGTGCGCCTGCTGACGCCAACGCCATTCCGCAGAAGGTCGAAGGTGGCCAGGTCCTCACCGCGGACGGCAAGCCCCGGATGATCTACGTCGGCGCCGAGTTCTGCCCCTACTGCGCCTCCGAACGGTGGGCGATCGTCGCCGCGCTGTCCCGCTTCGGCTCCTTCGAGGGGCTTGCGCCGACCCGCTCCGCGACGAACGACGGCAACATCCCCACCATCACCTTCACCAAGTCGACCTACACGAGCGACTACCTGACGTTCAATGCCTGGGAGACCAAGGACCGGGAGTTCAAGCCGCTCCAGACCCTCCCCGCCGACGTCGACGCGCTGTTCAAGCGGTACAACCCCGAGGGCGGTATCCCGTGGACGTTCTACGGGACGCACGAGCTGCCCGGCTCCGGGATCCCGCTCCAGCCGTTCCTCGAGCACACCGGTGACAACGGGTGGAACGAGATCGTCGCCCAGATGGAGACCGGCACCGGCAACGTGGGCAAGTCCGTCGACGCGAGCGCCAACATGATCGCCGCGCAGGTGTGCCAGCTGACCGGCGGCCAGCCGGCCAACGTCTGCACCAGCACCGGCGTCACGGCAGCGGCGGCCCTGGTCCAGAAGTGA
- the rlmB gene encoding 23S rRNA (guanosine(2251)-2'-O)-methyltransferase RlmB: MPGNSQRRGAVRKGGKKPAAGSGGQRRRGLEGKGPTPKAVDREYHPAHQRAKGAAKGSVGPRGSSAPSRGPRRTKGSSEIVAGRNSVVEALRADIPVSTMFVATRIDSDDRVKEALKLATERGLPILEAPRGELDRLTDGAVHQGLALQVPPYEYADPRDLVDPEQPGVPLIVALDGITDPRNLGAIVRSVAAFGGHGVVVPERRSVGMTASAWKTSAGAAARIPVAKAGNLTRALEDFKRAGFFVLGLDMDGDVQLPDLTLAAEPLVVVTGSEGKGLSRLVRETCDQIVSIPMSSAVESLNAGLATGVALYEIARQRRR; this comes from the coding sequence ATGCCAGGTAACTCCCAGCGCCGCGGCGCAGTGCGCAAGGGCGGCAAGAAGCCCGCCGCCGGCTCCGGCGGACAACGTCGCCGAGGGCTCGAGGGGAAGGGCCCCACCCCCAAGGCCGTCGACCGCGAGTACCACCCGGCGCACCAGCGCGCCAAGGGGGCGGCCAAGGGGAGCGTGGGCCCTCGCGGATCGAGTGCGCCGTCACGCGGGCCCCGCCGCACCAAGGGGTCGAGCGAGATCGTCGCCGGCCGCAACTCCGTCGTCGAGGCGCTCCGGGCCGACATCCCCGTGTCGACGATGTTCGTCGCGACCCGGATCGACTCCGACGACCGGGTCAAGGAGGCACTCAAGCTCGCCACCGAGCGCGGACTGCCCATCCTCGAGGCGCCGCGCGGGGAGCTCGACCGGCTCACCGACGGAGCCGTCCACCAAGGCCTCGCGCTCCAGGTGCCTCCGTACGAGTACGCCGACCCGCGTGACCTCGTCGACCCCGAGCAGCCGGGTGTCCCCCTGATCGTCGCGCTCGACGGCATCACCGACCCTCGCAACCTCGGCGCGATCGTCCGGTCGGTGGCGGCGTTCGGTGGGCACGGGGTCGTCGTCCCCGAGCGCCGCTCCGTGGGGATGACGGCCTCGGCCTGGAAGACCTCCGCCGGAGCCGCGGCTCGCATCCCGGTCGCCAAGGCCGGGAACCTCACCCGGGCCCTCGAGGACTTCAAGCGGGCCGGCTTCTTCGTCCTCGGGCTCGACATGGACGGCGACGTGCAGCTGCCCGACCTCACCCTGGCTGCCGAGCCCCTCGTCGTCGTGACCGGCTCGGAAGGCAAGGGCCTGTCCCGACTGGTCCGCGAGACGTGCGACCAGATCGTCTCCATCCCGATGAGCTCGGCCGTCGAGTCGCTCAACGCGGGTCTGGCGACCGGCGTCGCGCTCTATGAGATCGCCCGCCAGCGCCGCCGTTGA
- the cysS gene encoding cysteine--tRNA ligase: MSLHLFDTATRELRAFVPRESGKVGMYICGLTTQGAPHIGHIRFAVAFDVLRRWLETAHDYHVTLIRNVTDIDDKVLRKAADAGEDWFALTYRNERLTTDALDALGVKPATYEPRATGHVPDMVALMETLIEKGHAYAAPDGSGDVYFDVRSWPDYGSLSNQSLDDMVAAEDADPRGKRDPRDFALWKGRKSDEPLSASWPTPFGSGRPGWHLECSAMARRWLGDEFDIHGGGIDLRFPHHENEQAQSRAAGLGFARYWLHNAWVTVKGEKMGKSLGNALEVRHLLEHTRPLVLRYYLTAAHYRSTIEYHSGSLDEAAAAVERIEGFLERAARRGEITSPTDAAAARAVLPPEFVEAMDDDLGVSGALAAVHDTVRAGNVALEEGDDDAALAAAVRVVAMTDVLGINPLAPNWATSQDATTTAVEVALDALVRARLEERQSARQERDFARADAIRDELAAVGVAITDTPAGAQWALVRTNGSGPPSGTGKEG; encoded by the coding sequence GTGAGTCTCCATCTGTTCGACACCGCCACCCGTGAGCTGCGCGCATTCGTCCCGCGCGAGAGCGGCAAGGTCGGCATGTACATCTGTGGGCTCACCACCCAGGGCGCGCCGCACATCGGCCACATCCGCTTCGCCGTCGCGTTCGACGTCCTGCGGCGCTGGCTCGAGACGGCCCACGACTACCACGTGACCCTGATCCGCAACGTCACCGACATCGACGACAAGGTGCTGCGCAAGGCGGCCGACGCCGGCGAGGACTGGTTCGCGCTGACCTACCGCAACGAGCGCCTGACGACGGATGCCCTCGACGCGCTGGGCGTCAAGCCGGCCACGTACGAGCCGCGCGCGACGGGCCACGTGCCCGACATGGTCGCCCTGATGGAGACCCTCATCGAGAAGGGCCACGCCTACGCCGCGCCGGACGGGTCCGGTGACGTCTACTTCGACGTCCGGTCGTGGCCCGACTACGGCTCCCTGTCGAACCAGTCGCTCGACGACATGGTCGCGGCCGAGGACGCCGACCCCCGCGGCAAGCGCGACCCGCGCGACTTCGCGCTGTGGAAGGGACGCAAGTCCGACGAGCCGCTCAGCGCCTCGTGGCCCACGCCGTTCGGTTCCGGGCGCCCCGGCTGGCACCTCGAGTGCTCGGCCATGGCCCGGCGCTGGCTGGGCGACGAGTTCGACATCCACGGCGGCGGCATCGACCTGCGCTTCCCGCACCACGAGAACGAGCAGGCGCAGTCGCGGGCGGCGGGCCTCGGCTTCGCCCGCTACTGGCTGCACAACGCCTGGGTCACCGTCAAGGGCGAGAAGATGGGCAAGTCGCTCGGCAACGCCCTCGAGGTGCGCCACCTGCTCGAGCACACGCGGCCGCTCGTCCTGCGCTACTACCTCACCGCCGCGCACTACCGCTCGACGATCGAGTACCACTCGGGCTCGCTCGACGAGGCAGCCGCGGCGGTCGAGCGCATCGAGGGCTTCCTCGAGCGCGCCGCGCGCCGCGGCGAGATCACGTCGCCGACCGACGCGGCGGCTGCCCGCGCGGTCCTCCCGCCCGAGTTCGTCGAGGCGATGGACGACGACCTCGGCGTCTCCGGAGCCCTCGCCGCAGTGCACGACACGGTTCGGGCCGGCAACGTCGCGCTGGAGGAGGGCGACGACGACGCGGCGCTCGCGGCGGCAGTTCGAGTGGTCGCGATGACCGACGTGCTCGGCATCAACCCACTGGCACCCAACTGGGCCACGTCCCAGGACGCGACGACGACCGCCGTCGAGGTGGCTCTCGACGCGCTGGTCCGGGCGCGGCTCGAGGAGCGTCAGTCCGCCCGCCAGGAGCGTGACTTCGCGCGCGCCGATGCGATCCGCGACGAGCTCGCGGCCGTCGGTGTCGCCATCACCGACACGCCCGCCGGCGCACAGTGGGCGCTCGTTCGCACCAACGGGTCCGGACCGCCCAGCGGCACCGGCAAGGAAGGCTGA
- a CDS encoding immune inhibitor A domain-containing protein: MRNSTIARHRRRAVAVVPVIALAAAGLAATSMSGAATAAPADAPTGAPESSGYYINYAAPQVERAYANDKVIGTLGKGKKVDVQDVIARGEAFDRKHAQGNPVTAHELAKLEAKAIKTGKSPKQIKNKEYKNAESRQEAKLLTILVEFNENADDDFSDLYVPEYWGATTCKLGEVVNGPLHNNIPNPADPTKAEDNNSFWVEDFSSEHFDKMLFTDEGITERVRPDLTGPDGEPGIDISGYTMKAMYEEMSKGAYTVSGEATPWIEVDHSEGWYGATRCSENDEGEWEAGAYQGMQGHPDNPIGPGQLPIDAVNKLAEMDPDFPWADYDIEDQGDIDGDGNYDEPDGVIDHVVLVHAGADKSGGGGAEGTYAIWAHSSAVAGGAPIPGTDLKLSNYIVQPEDSGVGVFAHEYGHDLGLPDLYDTGSGGDSDVDFWDLMSSGSHSGPIFQSMPTHMGLWDKWVLGWADPIQMNPGDDAKSVVVGQNSRPLKGTADGVKINLPTKVVTLATPHSGDNMWWSNNDQDWARNTLTRTVDVPDATDAKFWMWNDYVIEEDWDYGFVEVSTDGGSTWTEQKVYDEAGVALTTADGYSDPNGRMADYGGKKYGLTGHTDGWEHHYIDLSGFAGQTVQVRLLIATDAAFLERGWFADDFSVTGAGATTWSDDVESGLGEWTAATSTFVSGSPLGAGWVIDPGTSSRAQYYLVEWRNFDGFDEGLKYAYDTTYNDADGQWKVEKIKYNAPGALVWYRDTSYGNANHVLNNLTALPSGGAKGGLLIVDSHYDPLRRSGANGAADPSTLKNLPSRPQSSNAAFGLRPTYPFKECQLDANGAEVCNTFGPQASVKTFTDDKGWVPGLEFRAGVGFFWRDADASVVVPSYENTPYTTRIVDADGKPVTDLYGADFGFTVAGTGNPADSDAGYGTFVTVAKQLFGNRAAQIKITPPTP; this comes from the coding sequence ATGAGGAACAGCACGATCGCGCGCCATCGCCGACGCGCCGTCGCTGTCGTCCCCGTCATCGCACTCGCAGCCGCTGGTCTGGCTGCGACATCGATGTCCGGGGCTGCGACTGCGGCACCCGCCGACGCGCCCACCGGCGCGCCGGAGTCAAGCGGCTACTACATCAACTACGCCGCGCCGCAGGTCGAGCGTGCCTACGCCAACGACAAGGTCATCGGGACGCTGGGCAAGGGCAAGAAGGTCGATGTCCAGGACGTCATTGCTCGCGGTGAGGCGTTCGACCGGAAGCACGCGCAGGGCAACCCGGTCACGGCCCATGAGCTGGCCAAGCTCGAGGCCAAGGCGATCAAGACCGGCAAGAGCCCGAAGCAGATCAAGAACAAGGAGTACAAGAACGCCGAGTCGAGGCAGGAGGCCAAGCTCCTGACGATCCTCGTCGAGTTCAACGAGAACGCCGACGACGACTTCTCCGACCTCTATGTGCCCGAGTACTGGGGCGCCACCACCTGCAAGTTGGGCGAGGTGGTCAACGGGCCGCTGCACAACAACATCCCGAACCCGGCTGACCCGACGAAGGCCGAGGACAACAACTCGTTCTGGGTCGAGGACTTCTCCTCCGAGCACTTCGACAAGATGCTCTTCACCGACGAGGGCATCACCGAACGCGTCCGTCCGGACCTCACGGGTCCCGACGGCGAGCCCGGCATCGACATCTCCGGCTACACGATGAAGGCGATGTACGAGGAGATGTCCAAGGGCGCCTACACCGTGAGCGGTGAGGCGACCCCGTGGATCGAGGTCGACCACTCCGAGGGCTGGTACGGCGCGACCCGCTGCTCCGAGAACGACGAGGGCGAGTGGGAGGCAGGCGCCTACCAGGGCATGCAGGGCCACCCGGACAACCCCATCGGGCCCGGACAGCTGCCGATCGACGCCGTCAACAAGCTCGCCGAGATGGACCCCGATTTCCCGTGGGCCGACTACGACATCGAGGACCAGGGCGACATCGACGGCGACGGCAACTACGACGAGCCCGACGGCGTCATCGACCACGTCGTGCTCGTCCACGCCGGGGCCGACAAGTCCGGCGGCGGCGGCGCGGAGGGCACCTACGCCATCTGGGCCCACTCGTCGGCCGTCGCCGGCGGCGCCCCGATCCCCGGCACGGACCTGAAGCTGTCGAACTACATCGTGCAGCCTGAGGACTCCGGAGTCGGCGTCTTCGCGCACGAGTACGGCCACGACCTCGGCCTGCCCGACCTGTACGACACCGGCAGCGGCGGCGACTCCGACGTCGACTTCTGGGACCTGATGAGCTCTGGCTCGCACTCGGGCCCGATCTTCCAGTCGATGCCGACCCACATGGGCCTCTGGGACAAGTGGGTCCTCGGCTGGGCCGACCCGATCCAGATGAACCCCGGGGACGACGCGAAGTCGGTCGTCGTCGGCCAGAACTCCCGCCCGCTCAAGGGCACGGCCGACGGCGTCAAGATCAACCTGCCGACCAAGGTCGTCACCCTCGCAACGCCGCACAGCGGCGACAACATGTGGTGGAGCAACAACGACCAGGACTGGGCCAGGAACACCCTGACCCGGACCGTCGACGTCCCGGACGCCACTGACGCCAAGTTCTGGATGTGGAACGACTACGTCATCGAGGAGGACTGGGACTACGGCTTCGTCGAGGTCTCGACCGACGGCGGCTCCACGTGGACCGAGCAGAAGGTCTACGACGAGGCCGGCGTGGCTCTCACGACCGCTGACGGCTACTCCGACCCGAACGGTCGCATGGCCGACTACGGCGGCAAGAAGTACGGCCTGACCGGCCACACGGACGGCTGGGAGCACCACTACATCGACCTGTCCGGCTTCGCTGGACAGACGGTGCAGGTGCGCCTGCTGATCGCCACGGACGCGGCCTTCCTGGAGCGCGGCTGGTTCGCCGACGACTTCTCGGTCACCGGCGCAGGTGCGACCACGTGGTCCGACGATGTCGAGAGCGGCCTGGGCGAATGGACGGCGGCCACCAGCACCTTCGTTTCCGGTTCGCCGCTCGGCGCCGGATGGGTCATCGACCCGGGCACCAGCTCACGGGCGCAGTACTACCTCGTCGAGTGGCGCAACTTCGACGGCTTCGACGAGGGCCTGAAGTACGCTTACGACACGACGTACAACGACGCCGACGGCCAGTGGAAGGTCGAGAAGATCAAGTACAACGCGCCCGGTGCCCTCGTCTGGTATCGCGACACGTCGTACGGCAACGCCAACCACGTGCTCAACAACCTCACCGCGCTGCCGAGTGGTGGGGCCAAGGGCGGACTGCTCATCGTGGACAGCCACTACGACCCGCTCCGTCGTTCCGGCGCGAACGGCGCTGCGGACCCGTCGACGCTGAAGAACCTGCCGTCGCGGCCGCAGTCCTCGAACGCCGCGTTCGGCCTCCGGCCGACGTACCCGTTCAAGGAGTGCCAGCTCGACGCGAACGGCGCCGAGGTGTGCAACACCTTCGGCCCGCAGGCGTCGGTGAAGACCTTCACCGACGACAAGGGCTGGGTCCCGGGTCTGGAGTTCCGGGCCGGCGTCGGGTTCTTCTGGCGTGATGCCGATGCGTCCGTCGTCGTCCCGTCGTACGAGAACACGCCGTACACCACCCGAATCGTCGACGCTGACGGCAAGCCCGTGACCGATCTGTACGGTGCCGACTTCGGGTTCACCGTGGCGGGCACCGGCAACCCGGCTGACTCCGACGCGGGCTACGGCACGTTCGTCACCGTCGCCAAGCAGCTATTCGGAAACCGGGCCGCCCAGATCAAGATCACGCCGCCCACCCCGTGA